One stretch of Equus przewalskii isolate Varuska chromosome 9, EquPr2, whole genome shotgun sequence DNA includes these proteins:
- the ACP4 gene encoding testicular acid phosphatase isoform X2: protein MAGPGFWGHPAGRLLLLLLLLPPALMEGPLVFVAVVFRHGDRAPLVSYPTDPHKEAVSALWPRGLGQLTREGVRQQLELGRFLRSRYETFLSPKYRREEVYIRSTDFDRTLESAQANLAGLFPEAAPGRPESAWRPIPVHTVPTSEDKLLRFPMRSCPRYHELLREATEAAEYQAALEGWTDFLIRLENFTGLSLVGEPLRRAWKVLDTLMCQQAHGLPLPSWASPDVLQTLAQISALDIGAHVGPPRAAEKAQLTGGILLDAILSNFSRVQRLGLPLKMVMYSAHDSTLLALQGALGLYDGHTPPYAACLGFEFRRRLGDLDEDSGNITISLFYRNDSASPPLPLRLPGCQAPCPLGRFHQLTAPARPPAHGVPCHGSREPAATAATVVPLLAGAVAVLAALSMGLGLLAWRPGCLRAWGGPV, encoded by the exons ATGGCCGGCCCGGGGTTTTGGGGCCACCCAGCCGGTcgtctcctgctgctgctgctcctgctgccgcCGGCCCTGATGGAGGGACCCCTGGTGTTCGTGGCTGTG GTGTTCCGCCACGGCGACCGCGCCCCTCTGGTGTCCTACCCCACCGACCCACACAAGGAGGCCGTCTCCGCCCTGTGGCCGCGCGGCCTGGGCCAGCTGACCAGG GAGGGGGTCCGCCAGCAGCTGGAGCTGGGCCGCTTCCTGAGGAGCCGCTACGAGACCTTTCTGAGCCCCAAGTACCGGCGGGAGGAG GTGTACATTCGCAGCACAGACTTCGACCGCACGCTGGAGAGTGCTCAGGCCAACCTCGCGGGGCTGTTCCCCGAGGCTGCCCCGGGGCGCCCCGAGTCCGCCTGGAGGCCCATCCCCGTGCACACGGTGCCCACCTCTGAGGACAAG ctGCTGAGGTTCCCCATGCGCAGCTGTCCCCGATACCACGAGCTGCTGCGGGAGGCCACGGAGGCTGCCGAGTACCAGGCGGCGCTGGAGGGCTGGACG GACTTCCTGATTCGCCTGGAGAACTTCACCGGGCTGTCGCTGGTCGGGGAGCCCCTCCGCAGGGCGTGGAAGGTTCTGGACACGCTGATGTGCCAG cAAGCTCACGGGCTTCCCCTCCCATCCTGGGCCTCCCCGGATGTCCTGCAGACTCTAGCCCAGATCTCGGCTTTGGATATTGGGGCCCACGTGGGCCCACCCCGGGCAGCAGAGAAGGCCCAGCTGACAGGGG GGATCCTGCTAGATGCCATCCTTTCCAACTTCTCTCGGGTCCAGCGCCTGGGGCTGCCCCTCAAGATGGTTATGTACTCAGCT CACGACAGCACTCTGCTGGCCCTGCAGGGGGCCCTGGGTCTCTATGATGGGCACACCCCCCCATACGCTGCCTGCCTTGGCTTCGAGTTCCGGAGACGCCTCGGGGACCTGGACGAAGACTCAGG gaaCATCACCATCTCCCTCTTCTACCGCAACGATTCCGCCAGCCCGCCCCTGCCCCTCCGCCTCCCCGGGTGCCAGGCCCCCTGCCCGCTAGGCCGCTTCCACCAGCTGACGGCCCCCGCCCGGCCTCCGGCCCACGGGGTCCCCTGCCACGGCTCTCGAGAGCCTGCCGCCACCGCAG CCACCGTGGTGCCCCTGCTGGCCGGGGCTGTGGCCGTGCTGGCGGCGCTCAGCATGGGGCTGGGCCTGCTGGCCTGGAGACCGGGCTGCCTGCGGGCCTGGGGGGGCCCCGTGTGA
- the ACP4 gene encoding testicular acid phosphatase isoform X1, producing the protein MAGPGFWGHPAGRLLLLLLLLPPALMEGPLVFVAVVFRHGDRAPLVSYPTDPHKEAVSALWPRGLGQLTREGVRQQLELGRFLRSRYETFLSPKYRREEVYIRSTDFDRTLESAQANLAGLFPEAAPGRPESAWRPIPVHTVPTSEDKLLRFPMRSCPRYHELLREATEAAEYQAALEGWTDFLIRLENFTGLSLVGEPLRRAWKVLDTLMCQQAHGLPLPSWASPDVLQTLAQISALDIGAHVGPPRAAEKAQLTGGILLDAILSNFSRVQRLGLPLKMVMYSAHDSTLLALQGALGLYDGHTPPYAACLGFEFRRRLGDLDEDSGNITISLFYRNDSASPPLPLRLPGCQAPCPLGRFHQLTAPARPPAHGVPCHGSREPAATAGDGPRCWGGSGGGTCRDSHPRVLPAATVVPLLAGAVAVLAALSMGLGLLAWRPGCLRAWGGPV; encoded by the exons ATGGCCGGCCCGGGGTTTTGGGGCCACCCAGCCGGTcgtctcctgctgctgctgctcctgctgccgcCGGCCCTGATGGAGGGACCCCTGGTGTTCGTGGCTGTG GTGTTCCGCCACGGCGACCGCGCCCCTCTGGTGTCCTACCCCACCGACCCACACAAGGAGGCCGTCTCCGCCCTGTGGCCGCGCGGCCTGGGCCAGCTGACCAGG GAGGGGGTCCGCCAGCAGCTGGAGCTGGGCCGCTTCCTGAGGAGCCGCTACGAGACCTTTCTGAGCCCCAAGTACCGGCGGGAGGAG GTGTACATTCGCAGCACAGACTTCGACCGCACGCTGGAGAGTGCTCAGGCCAACCTCGCGGGGCTGTTCCCCGAGGCTGCCCCGGGGCGCCCCGAGTCCGCCTGGAGGCCCATCCCCGTGCACACGGTGCCCACCTCTGAGGACAAG ctGCTGAGGTTCCCCATGCGCAGCTGTCCCCGATACCACGAGCTGCTGCGGGAGGCCACGGAGGCTGCCGAGTACCAGGCGGCGCTGGAGGGCTGGACG GACTTCCTGATTCGCCTGGAGAACTTCACCGGGCTGTCGCTGGTCGGGGAGCCCCTCCGCAGGGCGTGGAAGGTTCTGGACACGCTGATGTGCCAG cAAGCTCACGGGCTTCCCCTCCCATCCTGGGCCTCCCCGGATGTCCTGCAGACTCTAGCCCAGATCTCGGCTTTGGATATTGGGGCCCACGTGGGCCCACCCCGGGCAGCAGAGAAGGCCCAGCTGACAGGGG GGATCCTGCTAGATGCCATCCTTTCCAACTTCTCTCGGGTCCAGCGCCTGGGGCTGCCCCTCAAGATGGTTATGTACTCAGCT CACGACAGCACTCTGCTGGCCCTGCAGGGGGCCCTGGGTCTCTATGATGGGCACACCCCCCCATACGCTGCCTGCCTTGGCTTCGAGTTCCGGAGACGCCTCGGGGACCTGGACGAAGACTCAGG gaaCATCACCATCTCCCTCTTCTACCGCAACGATTCCGCCAGCCCGCCCCTGCCCCTCCGCCTCCCCGGGTGCCAGGCCCCCTGCCCGCTAGGCCGCTTCCACCAGCTGACGGCCCCCGCCCGGCCTCCGGCCCACGGGGTCCCCTGCCACGGCTCTCGAGAGCCTGCCGCCACCGCAGGTGATGGCCCTCggtgctggggtgggagtggggggggCACGTGTCGAGATTCACACCCCCGTGTTCTCCCCGCAGCCACCGTGGTGCCCCTGCTGGCCGGGGCTGTGGCCGTGCTGGCGGCGCTCAGCATGGGGCTGGGCCTGCTGGCCTGGAGACCGGGCTGCCTGCGGGCCTGGGGGGGCCCCGTGTGA
- the LOC103540874 gene encoding Friend virus susceptibility protein 1-like — protein MAEGALAPMEVGRGDRQYTYTELLAILQRFKQNPSELMITWILRVYDQGGSALTLSPGELTLLGDLTSDTVFNYRCKALRGGRQPLLAWLLLAWRQHWESFLHFDSTELPFQPWTTMEEGIQLVRELGMLDWIYSEPPLPATPEDGPFTPGLQQRLLTAAPSEARVSLVNLLVKGMTVLEAMMKIHALADVGLLWRHSQPGGAKLVLGPNPTHKDLLGWLLSHGVPRERVDKQPTKVLMELYIREARRSRGHPACVLGDNRWPPPPPPVHRN, from the coding sequence ATGGCCGAGGGCGCGCTGGCACCCATGGAGGTGGGGCGGGGGGACCGCCAGTACACGTACACCGAGCTCCTGGCCATCTTGCAGCGCTTCAAGCAGAACCCCAGCGAGCTCATGATCACCTGGATCCTGCGGGTGTATGACCAGGGGGGCTCAGCCCTGACCCTCAGCCCCGGGGAGCTGACGCTGCTGGGCGACCTGACCAGCGACACCGTCTTCAACTACCGCTGCAAGGCGCTGCGCGGCGGCCGCCAGCCGCTGCTCGCCTGGCTGCTCCTGGCCTGGCGCCAGCACTGGGAGTCCTTCCTGCATTTCGACTCCACCGAGCTGCCCTTCCAGCCCTGGACCACCATGGAGGAGGGCATCCAGCTGGTGCGCGAGCTGGGCATGCTGGACTGGATCTACAGCGAGCCGCCCCTGCCTGCCACGCCCGAGGACGGGCCCTTCACGCCCGGCCTGCAGCAGCGCCTGCTCACGGCGGCGCCCTCTGAGGCGCGGGTCTCGCTGGTCAACCTGCTGGTCAAGGGCATGACGGTGCTGGAGGCCATGATGAAGATCCACGCCCTCGCCGACGTCGGCCTGCTCTGGCGTCACAGCCAGCCGGGCGGCGCCAAGCTCGTGCTGGGGCCCAACCCGACGCACAAGGACCTCCTGGGCTGGCTCCTGAGCCACGGCGTGCCCAGGGAGAGGGTGGACAAGCAGCCCACCAAGGTCCTGATGGAACTCTACATCAGAGAGGCCAGGCGCAGCCGTGGCCACCCGGCCTGTGTGCTGGGGGACAACCgctggccgccgccgccgccaccggtGCATCGCAATTAG